The genomic region ACCGGCATCCCGACCATCCCGACCTACATCATCACCGCCGCGCTCGCCGCGCCGGCGCTGGCCAAGCTCGGCGTGCCCTTGATCGCGAGCCACATGTTCGCATTCTATTACGGCATCATGGCCGATCTCTCGCCGCCGGTGGCGCTCGCCGCGCTTGCCGCCGCGCCGATCGCCAAGGAGAATCCTGACAAGATCGGCTGGGAGGCGATGCGCATCGCGCTCGCCGGCTACGTCATTCCCTTCATCTTCGTCTATTCTCCGGCCTTGATGCTGCAGGCCGGCGATCCCATGGCGGCCAAGCTCGGCTTCTACGGCGCGGTGGCGCTGGCGAGCTTGAAGGCGCTGGCGGCGATCGGCCTGTTCGGCATGGTCGCGATCGGCTTCCTGTTCACGCGGCTGACGCTGATCGAGCGCCTGGTCGCGCTCGGCGCGGCGTTCTGCCTGCTCGGCGAATTCCCGTTCAGCGACACCGCGGGCTTCGTGCTCGCCGCGGCGCTTGTGCTGTGGCAATGGCGGCAGCGTCCGCCGGCGCCGGTCGAGGCGGTGTGAGTCTCTGTCTTGCGGCAGCCGGCGGCGTGAAGGCGCTCGCCCTCACAGCCTTCACGCTTGTCTGGACGCATTCGATCGCGAAGGTTGAATGGCAGGAGGACTGGCGCCTCACGCCCGCCGGTCTCGAGCTGGTGCAGGCCCGCGTCAAGGGCACCGGCCCCGGCATGGAGCCGCCGGCCGAGGCGCGGCTGGTCGACGGCTGGTTTCAATGGCGGCCGCAGCGTGCGCCGATGCCGGAATTGGTGCTCGGCAATTCGGGCGCGGCGGGGGAATGGCGACTCTGCCATGACGGGAAGTGCCGGACATTGTCGGAGATTGTTGGGCATCCCGTTGGTGCTAACGTCACCAAGATGAGCGTCTGCAAAGAACCGTAGCCCGGATGGAGCGCAGCGTAATCCGGGACCACTGCCCCCGGATTGCGCTGCGCTCCATCCGGGCTACAAGAACGACAAACAGGGAGACATACGATGGATCGGCTCAAGGGCAAGGTTGCGATGGTGGTGGGCGCCGGCTCGATCGGCCCCGGCTGGGGCAACGGCAAGGCAACCGCGGTGACCTTCGCGCGCGAGGGCGCGCAGGTGTTTTGCGTCGATCGCAATGGTGCCGCGGCCGAGGAGACCGCTAAGATCATCACCGGCGAGGGCGGCAAGGCGACGGCCTTCACGGCCGACGTGTCGCGCGCCCGTGAGATCGAGGCGATGGTCGCGGCGTGCCTGAAGGCCTATGACCGCGTCGACGTGCTCGACAACAATGTCGGCATCGCCGAGATGGGCAGCGTGGTCGAGGTGAGCGAGGACAGCTGGGATCGCGTCTTCAGCGTCAACCTCAAGAGCGCCTATCTCGCCATGAAGCACGTGATTCCGATCATGGTGAAGCAGGGCGGCGGCTCGATCATCAACATCTCCTCGATCGCCTCGATCCGCCACATGGGCATCTCCTACGTCACCTATGGGACCTCGAAAGCGGCGATGAACCAGATGACTCGCACCACCGCGATCGAATTCGCGCGCCATCATGTCCGGGTCAACGCGATCCTGCCCGGCCTGATGAAGACGCCGATGGTCGAGCACTCCGCCGGCCTCGCCGCCAGCTACGCCAAGGGCGACGTCGAAGCGATGTGGCGCGCACGCGACGCGCAGGTGCCGATGGGTCACATGGGCGATGCCTTCGACGTCGCCAACGCCGCGCTGTTCCTGGCCTCGGACGAGTCGAAATATGTGACGGGAATCGAGCTGGTGGTGGACGGCGGGATTACGTGCAAGGCGGGGGCGTAGCTTCCAGTCTTCGTCGCCGTCCCGGATCGGCGCTCCGCTTGTCCGGGACGACGCCGAGAGCTACTGCGCCAGCGCCAGAATGCCGCCGGCAAAGGCGTGCCACGCGGCCGTCTCACTGACCGGCCAGTTCAGCACCTTCACCGCCAGAAGCGCGAGCGTGCCGAAGATGTACACCGGATGCACGCGCCCTTCGGTGCGCCAGTCACGCACCATGGCGACGACGAGCAGAAGGGAGGCGACCACAGCCGGCGCGATCGTCACGGGCACTGGCGGCGGGCCAGGCGGTCCGGGAGGGGCGAGGAAGGTCAGGAACCAGCGCGCGATCGCGGCGTCGAGGATCGAGACCGCCGCGAGCAGCATCAGGCGCTTGTGAATCTCGAGCCTGCGCGTGTTCATGATCGCGAGCACGAACACCGCGGCGAAGAAGGCGATGCCGCTGAGCGGCACGATCGCGAAGGCGATGCCTGCATCGGCCTGCCCGAGCGCCGCGGCGTTCTTCATCGACGTCACGGACGCGAAGCAGCCAAAAATGACCATCGCGGTCGCAAGCGAGACGCCGACGATGCCGAACGAGCGGTGGTTGACCACCCGGCCGGAAGCCGCGAGCCAGGTCTGGAGCACGAAATACAGCGACCAGGTGAAGAACAACAATCCGTGAAAATGAATCACCGGGCTGGCGGAGAATGTCCGGTGAGCGAGCGGCACCCAATAGGTCGGTGCGAAGCCGAGGAAGGCGGTGGCCGCGCAGGCCAGCGCCATGTGGAGATAAAAATATCGTGCAGGCGCCGCATCACGCGCGCGTACACGACGGTCGTCGATCAGGGTCGTCATCAGCAGTGAGTCTGGGGAGGCGGGGTTTGGTTCAAACTCCGGGACGCCGTGTGTGACTCGGCACACGTTGCTGAACGCCCCAAAACTCGCGTCCTCCTGGATCGGCGCGCTTAGCGCGCGCTTGTCCGGGACGACACCGAGTTTGTATCGCGGAGTTGCCTCATCCGCCCGCGCTCAATTCTGCGCGATCGAGCTCCTCCTCGAGCCGGTGAAACGCGTCGTCGCCGATCACCTCGGTGGCGCGCAGATCGAAGATCGCCTTGCGCGCGGCCTCGATGGCGCGGCGGCGGAGGGGATCGGCGGGCAGTTCGCCGTTGCTGATGCCGCCGTTCGGATCGGTCTCGGTCTGCATCAGGATGGCGCGATATTCGAGCCGCAGGATCTCCGCCTCCTCCGACGGATTGCTCTCGATCGCATCGAGCGCGGCGCGATAGGCGACCGCGCGGCCGCGGGCGACCTCGATGCCGACGGGATCGTCGTCCTTGAGGTTGAAAGCGAGGATCAGCGGCCGCAGCGTCAGGCCCTGGATCACCAGCGAGCCCAGCACCACCGCAAAGGCAATGAAGACGATGAAGTCGCGATAGGGAAAGTTTTCCGGCAGCGCAAAGGCGGTGGCGAGCGTGACGAGGCCGCGCATGCCGCACCAGGAGATGATGAGCCCGCCCTTGGGCGAGGCCACCTGCTTCGGATCCTTGGGATGATAGAGCCCCTGCGCGATCAGCACCCGGAGACTCGTGCGATAGAACGTCACCCAGAACAGGCGCACCAGGATCACCGTGAGCAGGATCCAGGCGGCGGCCACGCAATATTCCCAGCGCACGTCCGCGTCCAGCCGCGTCCAGATCGGCCGCATCTGCATGCCGATCAGCATGAAGGCGAGCACGTTGAGCACGAACACGGTCGTGTCCCACACCGCATAGGACGGCACCCGCAGCCGCGCCGGGATGCGTGCCGGCGCGGTCCGTGCGACCGTGATGGCATAAACCACGATGGTGAGGATGCCGGAGAGGCCGAGATGCTCGGCGGCGATCCAGACCATGAAAGTGGTGGCGAACTGCACGATGATGGCGCTCGGCGCCTCCGTCACCCGCTCCATGAACAGCGGAATGATGCGGCCTGCGGCCAGACCCGCGATGACGCTGCCGACCAGCGCCAGCGCCATGGTCGGCGCGACCTGGCTCCAGGTCAGATGCTCGGTGGCGACCGCGCCGACGGCGATGCGATAGATCAGCAGCGCGCTGGCATCGTTGAGCAGGCTCTCGCCTTCCAGGACCTTGACCATGCGATGGGGCAGCTTGACCTGGCTCAGGATCGCAACGGCAGCGGCCGCATCCGGCGGCGCCACGATGGCGCCGAGCGCGACCGCGGCGGCCCAGGGCATGTCGGGCATCAGCCGGTGCGCGACATAAGCGACACCTGCCGTGGTCAGGCCGACCGCGGCGACGACCAGGGTCGAGACCGGAACCCAGTTGTTGCGAAGGTCGCGCAACGACGTGTCGAAGGCGGCATCGAGCAGGACCGGTGCGACAAAAAGAGCCAAGGCCAGGTCCGGCTCGAGCGCCCAGGACGGGCTCGAGGGCACGAAGGCGATCAGCGCGCCGCCGATGGCGAGAAAGGTCGGGTAGGGCACCTTGATCCGCCGCGCCAGCGCCGATAAGCCAACGGCGCCGAGCAGCAGCGCGATGATCCATTCGAATGTCGACACGACGATCCCCGAAGCCGATCTGAGCGGTGCCACAAGCTAGCACCAATCCGGCCGTATGATGGATAGTACGGCTTCAAGGCAAGACCTCTTCAAGACAAGACCTTGAGAGGATTGACGACAAGGTTTCGACTGCAACGAGCATGCGTTTTCTCATTCAGCTGATCGGCGCCGGGCTGCTCTACGCGCTCTCGCTCGCCCCGGCCGATGCCGCGACCGGCGGCGAACCAGTGGCCGTGACGCCGGTCGATGTCGCGCCCTGCCTCGCGGCGGCCGCAGCCGACGACATGGACAAGGCCGCCACGGCCTGCGCCGCCGTGATCGACAACGAGAAGACGGCGAAGGGCGACCTGATCAAGGCCCTGATCGCGCGCGGCGCGCTCTATGCGCGGCGCGACCAGATCGACCGCGCCATCGCCGACGACAGCCGCGCTCTTCTGCTCGCCCCCGGCCTTGCGGACATCTTCAATGCGCGCGGCGAGCTCTGGCTGAAGAAGGGCGACAAGCCGAAGGCGGTGCAGGATTTCGGCGCAGCGCTCAAGATCGATCCGAACCACGAGAAGGCCAAGGCCAATCACAAGGCGATGGCGCGCGAGCTCGAGCGGATCGGCGCGCAGATGGCGGTCGCGGGCAAGCCCAGCTTCAATTGCGCGCGAGCGCGTCGGGCGGTGGAAAGGGCGATCTGCGGCAATCGCGAGCTCGCCGATCTCGATCGCGAGGTCTTTGCCTCCAATGCCCGTGCGATCCGTGAAGCGCGCAATGCGGCCGAGGCCAAAGCGCTCCAGCGCGAGCAGGACGAGTTCATCGCGCGCCGCAACGCCGATTTCGGCCGGCCGGGCTACGACCTGAAGAAAGCCATGCAGGAGCGCTTGCAGCGGCTGAACGGCGTGGATGGATATTGAGACTTTCGCCTCTCCCGCAAGCGGCGGGGCGATCACCTATGATTCGCGGTTGCAGGCTGCGTGTACGCCTCGTCCTTCGAGACGGCGCTAACGCGCCTCCTCAGGATGAGGCCAATTGGCGTCAGCGCCCGTTGCAATGCTGCCGCGCACTCCGTCCTCATCCTGAGGAGCCCGCCTAAAGCGGGCGTCTCGAAGGATGGCCGCAGGGTAAGAGCTCTCAGAGGTGATGGTCCTGCCGCAAGCGGGGCGAGGGAGAGCCGGCAGCGCTCCATCCCTCCCCGACCTGTTTGAACCCATCCCTTGCCAGCTGCGACAACGGTGAGAACCCGACGTCACGGAGCCCTATGTCATGTGCGGCACTCAAGCCTCCGCGCAAGCGCTTTCGCCTGCCAAAATCTCGCTTCGCGCCCTCTTCCTCGGCGCGGCAATGAGCTTCGTTCTCGCGGCCCCCGCCGCGGCGAGCACCGCGTGCGTGCTGGGGAGCAAAGCTGGCCCGGCCGAGCTGATCCCGGCATGCAGCGCCATCATCGACCAGACCGCCAATCCGGCCGTCGAACGCAGCGCGGCCCTCGTCGTCCGCGCCGAAGCCAATGCGCGGACCCTTGGAGGCCAGTCACAGGCGCTGCGGGATCTGGACCGCGCCATCGCGCTCGCCGGCAAGAATGCGAAGGCCTGGCGCGTGCGCGGCGACCTCCTGCGCGAGGCCGGCGGCGACCTCAATCGCGCCGCGGCGGATCTGACCAAGGCGATCGAGCTCGACCCGCAGGATGCTGAAGCCTACGAACTGCGCGGCGTCGTCTACACCAATCAGCGCCGGCTCGACCGCGCGCTCGCCGATTACG from Bradyrhizobium sp. CB1015 harbors:
- a CDS encoding DUF1850 domain-containing protein; the encoded protein is MAAASAGAGRGGVSLCLAAAGGVKALALTAFTLVWTHSIAKVEWQEDWRLTPAGLELVQARVKGTGPGMEPPAEARLVDGWFQWRPQRAPMPELVLGNSGAAGEWRLCHDGKCRTLSEIVGHPVGANVTKMSVCKEP
- a CDS encoding SDR family NAD(P)-dependent oxidoreductase, producing MDRLKGKVAMVVGAGSIGPGWGNGKATAVTFAREGAQVFCVDRNGAAAEETAKIITGEGGKATAFTADVSRAREIEAMVAACLKAYDRVDVLDNNVGIAEMGSVVEVSEDSWDRVFSVNLKSAYLAMKHVIPIMVKQGGGSIINISSIASIRHMGISYVTYGTSKAAMNQMTRTTAIEFARHHVRVNAILPGLMKTPMVEHSAGLAASYAKGDVEAMWRARDAQVPMGHMGDAFDVANAALFLASDESKYVTGIELVVDGGITCKAGA
- a CDS encoding sodium:proton antiporter is translated as MAPLRSASGIVVSTFEWIIALLLGAVGLSALARRIKVPYPTFLAIGGALIAFVPSSPSWALEPDLALALFVAPVLLDAAFDTSLRDLRNNWVPVSTLVVAAVGLTTAGVAYVAHRLMPDMPWAAAVALGAIVAPPDAAAAVAILSQVKLPHRMVKVLEGESLLNDASALLIYRIAVGAVATEHLTWSQVAPTMALALVGSVIAGLAAGRIIPLFMERVTEAPSAIIVQFATTFMVWIAAEHLGLSGILTIVVYAITVARTAPARIPARLRVPSYAVWDTTVFVLNVLAFMLIGMQMRPIWTRLDADVRWEYCVAAAWILLTVILVRLFWVTFYRTSLRVLIAQGLYHPKDPKQVASPKGGLIISWCGMRGLVTLATAFALPENFPYRDFIVFIAFAVVLGSLVIQGLTLRPLILAFNLKDDDPVGIEVARGRAVAYRAALDAIESNPSEEAEILRLEYRAILMQTETDPNGGISNGELPADPLRRRAIEAARKAIFDLRATEVIGDDAFHRLEEELDRAELSAGG
- a CDS encoding tetratricopeptide repeat protein, yielding MRFLIQLIGAGLLYALSLAPADAATGGEPVAVTPVDVAPCLAAAAADDMDKAATACAAVIDNEKTAKGDLIKALIARGALYARRDQIDRAIADDSRALLLAPGLADIFNARGELWLKKGDKPKAVQDFGAALKIDPNHEKAKANHKAMARELERIGAQMAVAGKPSFNCARARRAVERAICGNRELADLDREVFASNARAIREARNAAEAKALQREQDEFIARRNADFGRPGYDLKKAMQERLQRLNGVDGY